In the genome of Desulfuromonas sp. DDH964, one region contains:
- a CDS encoding OmpP1/FadL family transporter yields MRITRYRSCLLAAGFMALTLAILPATVQAAGFSLMEQSVSALGNAFAGGSAIAEDAASQYYNPAGLIRLEGQQASAGLHLIRTSFKFKNEGSTHLLDPQLNGNNGGDAGQWNAVPNAYFAMKVNKDLALGLGINVPFGLTTDYKAGWVGRYHTLKSSIMTININPSVAYAITDKLSIGAGVSAMYISGEFSQAIDFGTILAVGGDISQQDDGKAVIKADDWGYGFNLGVLYQFTEDTRVGAAYRSRVKQSLSGDADFTVPATAQAILTGLGSPLFADCNAAANVTLPATASVSIYSRVNSKLALMGNIGWTEWSQLEELRITFPNTAQPDSATTLSWEDAWQVGAGATYTLDSRWDLRTGLMYDQTPIPNAQVRTPRLPDQDRLWLAFGAGYKYSEALSCDFAYAHLFMLGSGRINMDPVGENANKGGLKGDYDNTGDIFSAQVNYRW; encoded by the coding sequence GTCAGCGCTCTGGGGAACGCATTCGCCGGTGGTTCCGCCATTGCCGAGGACGCCGCCAGTCAATATTACAACCCGGCCGGGCTTATTCGTCTGGAGGGACAGCAGGCGAGCGCAGGCCTGCACCTGATTCGAACCAGCTTCAAGTTCAAGAACGAAGGCTCGACACATTTGCTTGATCCCCAGTTGAACGGAAACAATGGTGGGGATGCTGGCCAGTGGAACGCGGTCCCCAACGCTTATTTCGCGATGAAGGTCAACAAGGACCTGGCCCTGGGACTCGGGATCAACGTGCCGTTCGGTCTGACAACGGACTACAAGGCTGGCTGGGTCGGCCGTTACCATACGTTGAAGTCGAGCATCATGACCATCAACATCAACCCGAGCGTCGCCTACGCGATCACCGACAAGTTGAGCATTGGCGCCGGTGTCAGCGCCATGTATATCAGCGGCGAATTCTCCCAGGCGATTGATTTTGGCACCATCCTCGCTGTTGGTGGTGATATTTCACAGCAGGACGATGGCAAGGCCGTTATCAAGGCAGACGACTGGGGGTATGGGTTCAACCTCGGTGTGCTCTATCAATTTACCGAGGATACCCGCGTCGGTGCCGCCTACCGTTCCCGGGTCAAGCAGTCGCTCAGCGGTGACGCCGATTTTACCGTGCCGGCTACCGCCCAGGCTATTCTTACGGGTCTCGGCTCTCCTCTATTCGCTGATTGCAACGCCGCGGCCAATGTCACTCTTCCCGCGACTGCGTCGGTCAGCATCTATTCCCGCGTGAATTCCAAGCTGGCCCTGATGGGGAACATCGGCTGGACTGAATGGTCCCAGTTGGAGGAGCTGCGCATCACTTTCCCCAATACGGCTCAGCCTGACAGCGCCACGACTCTCTCCTGGGAAGATGCCTGGCAGGTTGGCGCCGGTGCCACCTACACCCTCGATTCCCGGTGGGACCTGCGCACCGGACTGATGTATGACCAGACTCCCATTCCGAATGCCCAGGTGCGTACCCCCCGCCTTCCTGACCAGGACCGGTTGTGGCTCGCTTTCGGCGCCGGCTACAAGTACAGCGAAGCACTCAGTTGCGACTTCGCCTATGCCCACCTCTTCATGCTCGGTAGCGGCCGCATCAATATGGATCCCGTTGGCGAGAATGCCAACAAGGGGGGGCTGAAGGGGGACTACGACAATACCGGGGATATCTTCAGTGCCCAGGTCAACTATCGCTGGTAA
- a CDS encoding alpha/beta fold hydrolase — translation MKIRALIFSLWLLGLVLAMAGCSSDNNGSTAGVDPYTNPDGTPVTYARFDAIALPLPNDVAWGNNKGVCPNGQVCLPLSAGETPTDGGMGTLKSIVNAQALPGLSPNMFLTIPVTGPVDLSTLDFLVFRLDDTNLSTLLGALAANNLPAAGAAFAALEKYTENDFILATGTGAVKLLPKKPFNPGGSYAVVVHSTLMDGNNNLVQSGLTMEALKQTTPFGPDSPFLNFEALRAKYNDDVSPTEPALFTVTQGVTAVANGGIPWSRADTLVLWTFQTADRTLDLNPTATIGYPDGVTDPFNDSAANFKLLSATTNTAPSLIWIDKTVTPPVDSASPVGIPAGGLLSGTGIPFDHLGNIYFGQFLSPVLTGGTDSVSFLVSVPDSLQHPMPVNGYPVVVFQHGITSSKNAALPIANALAKAGYATLAIDAPYHGDRTLPDMTSGDGFFTANLIQDRANIYKAALDLWETVDLIEAGIDLDGIAGADLDAGNVGFVAHSLGSIIGSVFLSQEDTGRVDRMVLSSPSALLVNVLDETALPDLQALVASLGYTAGTTPYFIFLDLAQWLLDPTDSSYAGIGGNDTGNLLTVMAYGDPIVSTDSTRVFLSNIGVDTVTTVDPEDFPATFPTVAGDFAAGAYEYGLEGKPVVHSFLLDPTVPADEPWYTGYNNLIQQLATGAAQTQVAGFLAP, via the coding sequence ATGAAGATCAGGGCTCTAATCTTTAGTCTGTGGTTGCTTGGGCTGGTGCTGGCGATGGCCGGCTGTTCCAGTGACAACAACGGCAGCACTGCCGGTGTTGACCCCTATACCAATCCCGACGGCACACCGGTCACCTATGCCCGCTTCGACGCTATCGCGCTGCCGCTTCCCAATGATGTCGCCTGGGGGAATAACAAGGGGGTCTGCCCCAATGGCCAGGTTTGCCTGCCGCTGAGTGCCGGAGAGACTCCCACCGACGGCGGCATGGGAACCTTGAAGAGTATTGTCAATGCTCAGGCACTGCCGGGACTTTCGCCGAACATGTTTCTTACCATTCCGGTAACCGGGCCGGTAGACCTTTCGACCCTCGATTTTCTGGTCTTCCGTCTTGACGATACCAATCTTTCGACCCTGCTCGGGGCGCTTGCTGCCAACAATCTCCCCGCTGCCGGCGCCGCCTTTGCGGCCCTGGAAAAATACACCGAAAACGATTTCATTCTCGCTACCGGTACCGGCGCGGTCAAGCTGCTCCCCAAGAAACCTTTCAACCCCGGTGGCAGCTACGCCGTGGTGGTTCATTCTACCCTCATGGATGGCAATAATAACCTGGTCCAGTCGGGGCTGACCATGGAAGCCCTCAAGCAGACCACGCCCTTCGGTCCGGACTCTCCCTTTCTCAATTTCGAAGCGCTCCGCGCCAAATACAACGATGACGTTTCGCCAACCGAGCCCGCTCTCTTTACCGTTACCCAGGGAGTTACTGCGGTGGCCAACGGTGGCATCCCCTGGTCCCGTGCTGACACCCTGGTCCTCTGGACCTTCCAGACCGCGGATCGGACCCTTGACCTGAATCCGACTGCAACTATCGGCTATCCGGATGGCGTTACTGATCCCTTTAATGACTCTGCCGCCAATTTCAAATTACTCTCCGCAACGACAAATACTGCGCCGAGCCTGATCTGGATTGACAAGACGGTAACCCCGCCGGTTGATTCTGCGAGCCCGGTGGGCATCCCGGCAGGTGGGCTGCTATCCGGAACTGGCATTCCGTTTGACCACCTCGGCAATATTTATTTCGGCCAGTTCCTGAGCCCGGTGCTGACCGGGGGGACTGACAGCGTCTCCTTTCTGGTTTCTGTCCCCGACTCCTTGCAACACCCGATGCCGGTTAACGGCTACCCGGTGGTGGTCTTCCAGCATGGTATCACCTCGTCCAAAAATGCCGCCCTGCCGATCGCCAATGCTCTCGCGAAGGCGGGGTATGCAACCCTCGCGATCGATGCACCGTACCATGGAGACCGGACCCTCCCTGACATGACCTCCGGCGATGGCTTCTTCACTGCCAACCTAATCCAGGATCGGGCCAATATTTACAAGGCGGCCCTTGATCTATGGGAAACCGTAGATCTTATTGAGGCCGGAATCGACCTCGACGGAATCGCCGGGGCAGATCTTGATGCCGGCAACGTTGGGTTCGTCGCCCATTCTCTCGGGTCAATTATCGGGTCGGTCTTCCTCTCCCAGGAGGACACCGGACGTGTCGACCGGATGGTCCTCTCCAGCCCTTCGGCCCTACTGGTTAATGTTCTGGATGAGACTGCGCTTCCTGATTTGCAGGCCCTGGTCGCGTCTCTGGGCTACACCGCCGGGACGACTCCTTATTTTATCTTCCTCGACCTCGCCCAGTGGCTGCTTGATCCGACCGATTCCAGCTATGCCGGTATCGGAGGGAATGACACCGGCAACCTGCTGACGGTCATGGCTTATGGCGACCCCATCGTTTCCACCGATTCGACCCGGGTTTTCCTCAGCAATATCGGCGTCGATACCGTGACCACCGTAGATCCGGAAGACTTCCCTGCGACCTTCCCCACCGTTGCCGGAGATTTTGCCGCAGGGGCATATGAGTATGGACTGGAGGGGAAACCGGTGGTACACAGCTTTCTGCTTGATCCCACTGTGCCGGCCGATGAGCCCTGGTACACCGGGTACAACAATCTGATTCAGCAACTGGCCACGGGCGCTGCCCAGACCCAGGTCGCTGGATTTCTGGCCCCCTGA
- a CDS encoding integrase core domain-containing protein: protein MSQTISPGAEKAYGVQRVCNVWEQARSSFYHASRQIPQSTPKRRGPRPSISDEDLLAMIRHDLATSPFTGEGHRKVWARLRICDGVRIARKRVLRLMRENHLLSPHRGWPKAAKAHDGKIITMAPNLMWGTDGTRVFTLDEGWVWIFSAVEHWNAECVGWHVCKTGDRYAALQPLSMALDNIYGGVEKDIARGLSLRMDHGTQYLSDHFLNQIKFWGITPSFAFVAEPQTNGVAERFNRTLKEQAIYGRIFRTIDDVREAVKTFVELYNSEWRVEKNGFRSPDEIRQAA from the coding sequence ATGAGCCAAACGATCTCCCCAGGCGCTGAAAAGGCCTACGGCGTCCAGCGGGTTTGCAATGTTTGGGAGCAGGCTCGCTCCTCGTTCTACCATGCCTCGCGCCAGATTCCGCAATCAACTCCCAAGCGTCGTGGCCCACGTCCGTCAATCAGTGATGAGGATCTTCTCGCCATGATCCGTCACGATCTGGCCACGTCCCCGTTCACCGGCGAAGGACACCGCAAGGTCTGGGCCAGGCTGCGGATTTGTGACGGCGTGCGCATCGCACGCAAGCGGGTTCTGCGGTTGATGCGCGAGAATCATCTGTTGTCACCTCACCGGGGTTGGCCCAAAGCAGCCAAGGCGCATGATGGTAAAATCATCACCATGGCTCCGAATCTAATGTGGGGCACCGATGGCACCCGCGTATTCACTCTCGACGAAGGCTGGGTCTGGATCTTTAGCGCCGTCGAGCACTGGAACGCCGAATGTGTCGGCTGGCATGTTTGCAAGACCGGCGACCGTTATGCTGCTCTTCAACCACTTTCCATGGCGTTAGACAACATCTATGGGGGCGTAGAGAAAGATATTGCCCGAGGGTTGTCTCTGCGTATGGATCACGGCACCCAGTACCTCTCAGACCATTTTCTGAACCAGATCAAGTTCTGGGGAATCACCCCCAGCTTTGCCTTCGTTGCCGAACCACAGACCAACGGAGTTGCTGAACGATTCAACCGCACCTTGAAAGAGCAAGCCATCTATGGCCGAATATTCCGTACCATCGATGATGTTCGCGAGGCCGTGAAAACCTTCGTCGAACTCTACAACAGCGAATGGCGAGTCGAGAAAAATGGCTTCCGGTCGCCCGACGAAATCCGTCAGGCGGCATAA
- a CDS encoding AMP-dependent synthetase/ligase: protein METIDALISSRCLAAGPRIALRHKVAGSWQEFSYATLLQHLEGVAAGLLKQGLKPGDHCALLAPASPWWVAAYLGVLRAGGVAVPVDKELKTAELRHILFDSRAKLVFTTETYLDTLLELVPDLPDLERVILLQDSPETSGQDPQLAAILATLTDTWHGLVQQRQIPREEATRLEDLARNAYQALVAPGGRRKGDKITDFLAPTQALRNRWQKSGRLLPFQQLQDSGVMPPPASPRKTDDTAIILYTSGTTGQSKGAMLSHANVVSNIRAACEHFQLDATITTLSFLPINHVFEQVCGILLPLSLGGNVSFAESIKKLGENLAEVRPTFLLGVPAVYRMILDRVHKNLAANTLSRWLFALPLTRGLVAGKVRRKVGAGTTFVSGGAALDPAVADGFRELGLTLLQGYGITETSPVIAAERPGQSRAGTVGVPLNKVEVRIHQPNEEGVGEIWVKGPNVMQGYYNNPRATAEVLQDGWYKTGDLGRFDDAGMLQICGRVKNLIVTPNGKNVYPEEIENELLQSPFIAEAMVYGHKVSPTAEEVHAVIYPNQEALDDYRQKSGAPPFNQTEVEEIIRREVLEAGKRLADYKRIKRFTLRDDEFPKTTTRKIKRFAVEADVQAGE from the coding sequence GTGGAAACCATCGACGCCCTTATCAGTTCCCGTTGCCTGGCAGCCGGACCACGCATCGCCCTGCGCCATAAAGTTGCCGGCAGCTGGCAGGAATTTTCCTACGCCACCCTGCTGCAGCATCTGGAAGGAGTCGCGGCAGGACTGCTCAAGCAGGGTCTGAAACCCGGCGACCACTGTGCCCTGCTGGCACCGGCATCGCCCTGGTGGGTGGCTGCTTACCTTGGCGTGCTGCGCGCAGGCGGAGTAGCCGTCCCTGTCGACAAGGAGCTGAAGACCGCGGAGCTTCGCCATATCCTTTTTGACAGCCGAGCCAAGCTCGTCTTCACCACGGAAACCTACCTCGACACCCTCCTGGAACTGGTTCCGGACCTTCCGGATCTGGAGCGCGTGATCCTGCTGCAGGATAGCCCAGAAACCAGCGGCCAGGACCCCCAGCTTGCGGCCATCCTGGCAACCCTGACCGACACCTGGCACGGCCTGGTCCAGCAGCGCCAGATCCCGCGGGAAGAAGCTACCCGTCTCGAGGATCTGGCCCGTAACGCCTACCAGGCCCTGGTCGCGCCGGGGGGCCGCCGCAAGGGGGATAAAATCACCGACTTCCTGGCGCCGACCCAGGCACTGCGCAACCGTTGGCAAAAGAGCGGTCGTCTGCTTCCATTCCAACAGCTGCAGGACTCGGGAGTTATGCCGCCGCCGGCCTCGCCGCGCAAAACCGATGACACGGCTATCATTCTCTACACCTCTGGCACCACCGGCCAGTCCAAGGGTGCCATGCTCAGCCACGCCAATGTTGTTTCGAATATCCGTGCCGCCTGCGAACATTTCCAGCTTGACGCGACCATCACCACCCTCTCCTTCCTGCCGATCAACCATGTCTTCGAGCAGGTCTGCGGTATTCTCCTGCCGCTCTCGCTGGGGGGCAACGTCTCCTTTGCCGAGTCGATCAAGAAACTCGGCGAGAATCTGGCAGAGGTGCGACCGACGTTCCTGCTCGGGGTGCCGGCAGTCTATCGGATGATCCTCGACCGGGTCCACAAAAACCTGGCCGCCAACACCCTCTCCCGCTGGCTCTTCGCCCTCCCCCTCACCCGCGGCCTGGTCGCCGGCAAGGTGCGGCGCAAGGTTGGGGCAGGGACCACCTTCGTCAGCGGTGGCGCCGCCCTCGACCCGGCGGTAGCCGACGGCTTTCGCGAGTTGGGGCTGACCCTGCTGCAGGGGTACGGCATCACCGAGACATCCCCGGTCATCGCTGCCGAGCGCCCGGGGCAGAGCCGGGCCGGTACCGTAGGAGTGCCACTGAACAAGGTCGAGGTGCGAATTCACCAGCCCAACGAAGAGGGGGTCGGCGAGATCTGGGTCAAGGGTCCGAACGTGATGCAGGGGTACTACAACAACCCGCGGGCCACGGCTGAGGTTTTGCAGGACGGCTGGTACAAGACCGGCGATCTTGGCCGCTTTGATGACGCAGGAATGTTGCAGATCTGCGGTCGGGTCAAGAACCTGATCGTCACTCCCAACGGCAAGAACGTCTACCCCGAGGAGATCGAGAATGAGCTGTTGCAGAGTCCCTTCATCGCCGAGGCGATGGTCTACGGCCACAAGGTGAGTCCGACCGCCGAAGAAGTCCACGCGGTTATCTATCCCAACCAGGAGGCCCTCGACGATTACCGGCAGAAGAGTGGTGCCCCCCCCTTCAACCAGACCGAGGTCGAGGAGATCATCCGCCGCGAGGTCCTCGAAGCCGGCAAGCGCCTCGCCGACTACAAGCGGATCAAGCGTTTTACCCTGCGCGACGACGAATTTCCGAAAACAACCACCCGCAAGATCAAGCGTTTCGCCGTCGAGGCGGATGTCCAGGCCGGGGAGTAA
- the thrS gene encoding threonine--tRNA ligase, with product MAEIRMTLPDGSVKEIPAGSTPLEIARGIGENLARQAVAARVDGQLVDLGTPLARDGSLELVTLNSAAGLDIYRHSAAHLMAHAVKSLYGDKVQVTIGPAIENGFYYDFYSPEHTFTPDDFAAIEQKMEELAAADLPIEREEISRDSAIARFREMGETFKVQLIEDLPNTTVSLYRQGDFVDLCRGPHLPTTGRLKAFKLTSVAGAYWRGDEKNPMLQRLYATAFADKKELRAYLARLEEAKKRDHRKLGRELDLFSFNEEAGAGLVIWHPKGALLRTLLEDFERQEHLRRGYDIVMGPQILRTELWKTSGHYENYRENMYFTEIDEQSYGIKPMNCLAHMLIYKSKMRSYRDLPLRFFELGTVHRHEKSGVLHGLLRVRGFTQDDAHILCAPEQLDGEIKGVLKFVRDVMTIFGFEYEMEISTRPEKSIGSDVDWERATAALMSALQDSGLPFEINEGDGAFYGPKIDIKLKDALDRKWQCATIQCDFTLPERFDLTYVGSDGEKHRPVMVHRVILGAIERFIGVLIEHFAGNFPLWISPVQAVVVNVTDNQAEYAEQVYMALRQEGIRVQKDLRNEKLGFKIREAQMEKVPYMLVVGDKEMADGTVAPRHRSGKNLDPMSPADLVRFLKEECRQYH from the coding sequence ATGGCCGAGATCCGGATGACCTTGCCAGATGGGTCGGTGAAAGAAATCCCTGCCGGCAGTACCCCTCTTGAGATCGCCCGCGGCATTGGCGAAAACCTTGCGCGCCAGGCGGTTGCGGCGCGGGTTGACGGGCAGTTGGTCGACCTTGGGACCCCGCTCGCCCGGGACGGTAGCCTTGAACTGGTGACACTCAACAGCGCGGCCGGTCTCGATATCTATCGCCACTCTGCGGCCCACCTGATGGCGCATGCGGTCAAGTCCCTCTACGGCGACAAGGTGCAGGTAACCATCGGTCCCGCCATCGAAAATGGTTTTTATTACGACTTTTACAGTCCCGAGCATACCTTTACCCCGGATGACTTCGCTGCCATCGAACAGAAGATGGAAGAACTGGCCGCTGCCGACCTGCCCATCGAGCGCGAAGAGATCAGCCGCGACAGCGCCATTGCCCGGTTCCGGGAAATGGGGGAAACCTTCAAGGTCCAGCTCATCGAAGATTTGCCCAACACCACTGTTTCACTCTACCGCCAGGGTGATTTCGTTGATCTCTGCCGCGGACCGCATCTGCCCACCACCGGGCGCCTGAAAGCCTTCAAGTTGACCAGTGTCGCCGGCGCCTACTGGCGCGGCGACGAAAAGAACCCGATGCTGCAGCGTCTTTACGCCACGGCGTTTGCGGACAAAAAGGAACTCCGGGCCTATCTGGCCCGGCTCGAAGAAGCCAAAAAACGCGATCACCGCAAGCTCGGCCGGGAGCTTGACCTCTTCTCCTTTAACGAAGAGGCCGGTGCCGGCCTGGTTATCTGGCACCCCAAGGGGGCGCTGTTGCGGACCTTGTTGGAAGATTTCGAGCGCCAGGAGCACCTGCGGCGCGGTTACGATATTGTCATGGGACCGCAGATCCTGCGTACCGAACTGTGGAAAACGTCCGGTCACTACGAAAACTATCGCGAAAATATGTACTTCACCGAGATCGATGAGCAGAGCTACGGCATCAAGCCGATGAACTGCCTCGCTCATATGCTGATCTATAAATCGAAGATGCGCTCCTATCGGGATCTCCCCCTGCGCTTTTTCGAGCTCGGGACGGTGCACCGGCATGAGAAATCCGGGGTCCTGCACGGTTTGCTGCGGGTTCGCGGTTTCACCCAGGATGATGCCCATATCCTTTGCGCACCGGAGCAGCTCGACGGCGAGATCAAAGGGGTTCTGAAGTTCGTTCGCGATGTCATGACGATTTTTGGGTTCGAATACGAGATGGAAATCTCGACCCGGCCGGAAAAATCGATCGGCTCCGACGTTGACTGGGAGCGTGCAACGGCAGCCTTGATGAGTGCACTGCAGGATTCCGGGCTCCCCTTTGAAATCAACGAAGGAGACGGAGCGTTTTACGGGCCGAAGATCGATATCAAGCTCAAGGACGCTCTTGACAGGAAATGGCAGTGTGCTACAATCCAGTGCGATTTTACCCTGCCTGAGCGTTTTGACCTTACCTACGTGGGGAGCGACGGCGAAAAACATCGACCGGTCATGGTTCACCGGGTTATTCTCGGAGCCATCGAACGGTTCATCGGGGTGCTGATCGAGCACTTCGCCGGCAACTTCCCGCTCTGGATTTCCCCGGTTCAAGCGGTCGTCGTCAATGTGACCGACAACCAGGCGGAATACGCCGAGCAGGTCTATATGGCCCTGCGTCAAGAGGGGATTCGTGTCCAGAAGGACTTGCGAAACGAGAAGCTCGGCTTCAAGATTCGCGAGGCCCAGATGGAGAAGGTCCCCTATATGCTTGTGGTCGGGGATAAGGAGATGGCCGATGGCACGGTTGCGCCGCGGCACCGCTCCGGGAAAAACCTCGATCCGATGTCGCCGGCAGATCTGGTCCGTTTCCTCAAGGAAGAATGCCGGCAATACCACTAG
- the infC gene encoding translation initiation factor IF-3, with product MAKPETNINRAIRAREVRVVDDEGGQLGILSLEQALAAAAERGLDLVEVSPNAAPPVCRIMDYGKYKYQASKRAAEAKKKAAKVELKEVKMRPKTEEHDFQFKLKNARRFLEEGNKVKVTIMFRGREVTHPEFGQRLLERVSEEVKEIAVVESQGRLTGRFMTMVLAPNKK from the coding sequence ATAGCTAAGCCAGAAACCAATATTAACCGCGCCATTCGCGCCCGTGAAGTGCGGGTGGTCGATGACGAGGGCGGGCAGCTCGGGATTCTCAGTCTGGAACAGGCATTGGCTGCTGCTGCCGAAAGGGGACTCGATCTGGTCGAAGTTTCTCCCAATGCGGCACCGCCGGTCTGCCGGATCATGGATTACGGCAAGTACAAGTACCAGGCCAGCAAGAGGGCGGCCGAAGCCAAGAAAAAAGCTGCCAAGGTCGAACTCAAGGAAGTCAAGATGCGCCCCAAAACCGAGGAGCATGACTTCCAGTTCAAGCTGAAAAATGCGCGGCGGTTTCTGGAAGAAGGAAACAAGGTCAAGGTAACCATCATGTTTCGGGGACGCGAAGTCACCCACCCGGAATTTGGCCAGCGCCTCCTTGAGCGGGTCTCCGAAGAGGTCAAGGAGATTGCCGTGGTCGAATCGCAGGGGCGGTTGACCGGCCGCTTCATGACAATGGTTCTGGCTCCGAATAAAAAATAA
- the rpmI gene encoding 50S ribosomal protein L35 has product MPKIKTNRGAAKRFRKTGTGKVRRNQAFTSHILTKKSSKRKRELRQGTLVAAVDQKNISRLIPYL; this is encoded by the coding sequence ATGCCCAAAATCAAGACCAATCGCGGCGCTGCCAAGCGTTTTCGCAAGACCGGGACCGGCAAGGTTCGCCGTAACCAGGCCTTTACCAGCCACATCCTGACCAAAAAATCGAGCAAGCGGAAGCGTGAACTGCGCCAGGGAACCCTGGTGGCAGCCGTCGACCAAAAGAATATCAGCCGCCTGATCCCTTACCTTTAA
- the rplT gene encoding 50S ribosomal protein L20: protein MPRAKRGFKARRRRNKVLKLAKGYRGARSKLFRSAAEAVDRALNYAFRDRKVKKRDFRALWIARINAAARDNGLSYSRLVFGLKQAEVGLDRKILAQLAVTDPAGFSAVVEKAKAQLH, encoded by the coding sequence ATGCCGAGAGCAAAACGAGGATTCAAAGCGAGACGTAGACGCAACAAGGTTCTGAAACTGGCCAAGGGGTATCGGGGCGCACGCAGCAAGCTGTTTCGCAGTGCTGCCGAAGCCGTTGACCGCGCCCTCAACTACGCATTTCGTGATCGCAAGGTCAAGAAGCGTGATTTCCGGGCCCTTTGGATCGCCCGCATCAACGCGGCGGCCCGTGACAACGGTTTGTCCTACAGCCGTCTTGTGTTCGGCCTGAAGCAGGCCGAAGTTGGGCTTGATCGCAAGATTCTCGCCCAGTTGGCAGTCACCGACCCGGCCGGCTTCAGCGCCGTGGTCGAAAAAGCCAAGGCCCAGCTCCATTAA
- the pheS gene encoding phenylalanine--tRNA ligase subunit alpha, with protein sequence MKDRLIAMLAAGRAALEQAVNETELQDAKVRFLGKKGELTGIMKGMGALSAEERPVIGALANQVKDELEGLFETRAVQLRQAEIARRLERERIDVTLPGRTRPLGSKHPISLVTEEICAIFAGLGFGIAEGPEIEKDFYNFEALNFPKDHPARDMQDTFFVSDDVLLRTHTSPVQIRTMLQQAPPLRIIAPGTVYRRDSDITHSPMFHQVEGFLVDQNITFGDLKGVLSAFVSQYFGKEIGVRFRPSFFPFTEPSAEVDIQCVNCGGKGCRVCKNSGWLEILGSGMIDPEVFRAVQYDPERFSGFAFGMGVERIAMLKYGVNDLRLFFENDVRFLQQF encoded by the coding sequence ATGAAGGACAGACTTATTGCGATGTTGGCGGCAGGCCGTGCTGCTTTGGAACAGGCTGTCAACGAAACCGAATTGCAGGATGCAAAAGTTCGCTTTCTTGGCAAAAAGGGTGAATTGACCGGAATCATGAAGGGGATGGGCGCCCTCTCGGCGGAGGAGCGTCCGGTTATCGGCGCCCTCGCGAACCAGGTCAAGGATGAACTCGAGGGTCTCTTTGAGACCCGGGCCGTTCAACTTCGCCAGGCCGAAATCGCCCGACGTCTGGAGCGGGAACGGATCGATGTGACCCTCCCGGGGCGCACCCGTCCCCTTGGCAGTAAGCACCCGATCTCCCTGGTCACCGAGGAAATCTGCGCCATTTTCGCCGGTCTTGGCTTCGGGATTGCTGAAGGCCCTGAAATTGAAAAAGACTTTTACAATTTCGAAGCGCTAAATTTCCCCAAGGATCATCCGGCCCGGGATATGCAGGATACCTTTTTTGTCAGCGACGACGTTCTGCTGCGGACCCACACCTCCCCGGTCCAGATTCGAACCATGTTGCAGCAGGCGCCACCCCTTCGAATAATCGCACCCGGTACCGTCTATCGTCGTGATTCGGATATTACCCATAGCCCGATGTTCCACCAGGTGGAGGGTTTCCTGGTTGACCAGAATATTACCTTCGGTGATCTCAAAGGCGTTTTGAGCGCCTTTGTCAGCCAGTATTTCGGCAAGGAGATTGGCGTTCGTTTCCGTCCCTCCTTCTTCCCCTTTACCGAACCCTCGGCCGAAGTCGATATCCAGTGTGTCAACTGCGGTGGCAAGGGGTGCCGGGTCTGTAAAAATTCGGGCTGGTTGGAAATTCTCGGGAGCGGCATGATCGACCCTGAAGTCTTCCGCGCCGTTCAGTATGATCCGGAAAGATTCAGCGGATTTGCCTTCGGTATGGGCGTGGAGCGAATTGCCATGCTCAAATACGGCGTTAATGACCTGCGTCTTTTCTTTGAGAATGATGTCCGGTTTTTACAGCAGTTTTAA